A part of Microbacterium terregens genomic DNA contains:
- a CDS encoding VOC family protein, with the protein MTHIFVNIPTSDLERAKAFYTALGAGINPLFTDENAACIVWDENVFFMVLTKEYFATFTDKQIIDPKTHAQTSIGLSRDSRDEVDAIMAAGLASGGTEPKPAQDYGFMYSRDLEDPDGNILGFLYMEPQAAEQGPEVYLAEHAQA; encoded by the coding sequence ATGACGCACATCTTCGTCAACATCCCGACGTCCGATCTGGAACGCGCGAAGGCGTTCTACACCGCTCTCGGCGCCGGCATCAATCCGCTGTTCACCGACGAGAACGCCGCGTGCATCGTCTGGGACGAGAACGTCTTCTTCATGGTGCTCACCAAGGAGTACTTCGCGACCTTCACCGACAAGCAGATCATCGACCCGAAGACCCACGCGCAGACGAGCATCGGGCTCAGTCGTGACTCGCGCGACGAGGTCGACGCGATCATGGCCGCGGGACTGGCCAGTGGTGGCACCGAGCCCAAGCCGGCGCAGGATTACGGCTTCATGTACAGCCGGGATCTGGAAGACCCCGACGGCAACATCCTCGGGTTCCTCTACATGGAGCCGCAGGCGGCGGAACAGGGCCCCGAGGTGTACCTGGCCGAGCACGCCCAGGCGTAG
- a CDS encoding helix-turn-helix domain-containing protein, translated as MASRSYGQYCGVTTAVELIGERWAMLIVRDLLVGPRRYTDLKQGLPKIPTNILSTRLKELQEGGVVRRAPLYRTGLVYELTDYGRELEPIVLALGRWGFRQMGEPGPDDVVTADSLTMALRTAFRADAAAGLPAADYEVHVGEVALRVQVDGEHLRIAQLAPPAPPVGGRLPTGEADLVFAAGPGIRRLISGELTPAEAIAQDVLAVVSGRADLLEGFASTFHIDSPAAVPAAAA; from the coding sequence GTGGCCTCTCGCAGCTACGGGCAGTACTGCGGGGTCACGACGGCCGTCGAGTTGATCGGCGAGCGATGGGCGATGCTCATCGTCCGCGATCTGCTCGTCGGCCCGCGTCGGTACACGGACCTCAAGCAGGGCTTGCCGAAGATCCCCACCAACATCCTCTCCACACGGTTGAAGGAACTCCAGGAGGGCGGTGTCGTGCGCCGCGCGCCGCTGTACCGAACCGGGCTCGTGTACGAACTCACCGACTACGGGCGCGAGCTCGAGCCGATCGTGCTCGCGCTGGGCCGGTGGGGCTTCCGACAGATGGGCGAACCCGGTCCCGACGACGTCGTGACCGCGGACTCCCTGACGATGGCGCTGCGGACCGCTTTCCGAGCGGATGCCGCGGCCGGACTGCCTGCGGCCGACTACGAAGTGCACGTCGGCGAGGTCGCGCTGCGGGTTCAGGTGGACGGCGAGCACCTACGGATCGCTCAGCTCGCCCCACCGGCCCCGCCCGTGGGGGGTCGGCTGCCCACGGGGGAGGCCGACCTGGTGTTCGCGGCAGGGCCGGGGATCCGCCGCCTCATCTCGGGGGAGCTGACTCCCGCCGAGGCCATCGCGCAGGACGTGCTCGCCGTGGTCTCGGGGCGGGCGGACCTGCTCGAGGGGTTCGCCTCGACATTCCACATCGACTCACCCGCTGCAGTCCCCGCGGCTGCGGCATGA
- a CDS encoding sensor histidine kinase, protein MPVLTVPAGATTRPRPTPNELRADIWLAGGLLLGAILSAALGSVAGVYGEDSTHLSWALLYTVALTAPLAVRRRFPEIAAVVVAVAFFVGVSLKVPELYVGNIALFIAMYTVGAWVDDRRRANLIRILIIVGMFGWLLITTFQSATAPTDEGFSRVGVFSPFVAFMLIQFLVNAAFFGGAYYMGDRAYAAAIERTALHERTVELERERERTSAQAVALDRVRIARELHDVVAHHVSAMGVQAGAARAVLERDPEAARGALLGIESSARSALTELRQLLETLRTPQGAEPSESTVSLAALPQLIEHARENGLPTSFTIVGEPVEVPALAQVNMYRIAQEALTNARRHGGPDAAADVRLRYDVADVELEVTNTGRASSLARPGLGIVGMRERAAASGGEIEIGPRGRGGFLVRARIPVPAHAGLRA, encoded by the coding sequence ATGCCCGTGCTCACCGTTCCCGCCGGGGCGACGACTCGCCCGCGCCCGACCCCGAACGAGCTCCGCGCCGACATCTGGCTCGCCGGCGGACTCCTCCTGGGCGCGATCCTGAGCGCGGCTCTCGGCTCGGTGGCCGGGGTGTACGGCGAGGACAGCACGCACCTGAGCTGGGCGCTGCTCTACACGGTCGCGCTGACCGCGCCGCTGGCCGTTCGCCGCCGGTTCCCCGAGATCGCCGCCGTCGTCGTCGCCGTGGCGTTCTTCGTGGGCGTCTCACTGAAGGTTCCCGAGCTGTACGTCGGCAACATCGCTCTGTTCATCGCCATGTATACAGTCGGCGCCTGGGTGGACGACCGTCGCCGCGCGAACCTCATCCGCATCCTGATCATCGTCGGCATGTTCGGGTGGCTCCTGATCACCACGTTCCAGTCCGCGACGGCACCCACCGACGAAGGCTTCTCGCGGGTGGGTGTGTTCTCGCCGTTCGTGGCGTTCATGCTGATCCAGTTCCTCGTGAACGCCGCATTCTTCGGGGGCGCGTACTACATGGGTGATCGGGCATATGCCGCGGCGATCGAACGCACCGCTCTGCACGAGCGCACCGTCGAGCTCGAACGCGAGCGCGAGCGCACCTCCGCCCAGGCCGTCGCCCTCGATCGGGTGCGGATCGCGCGCGAACTGCACGACGTGGTCGCGCATCATGTGTCGGCCATGGGCGTTCAGGCCGGCGCCGCGCGGGCTGTGCTGGAACGTGATCCCGAGGCCGCGCGCGGTGCCCTCCTCGGCATCGAGTCCTCGGCCCGATCCGCCCTGACCGAACTGCGTCAACTGCTGGAGACCCTGCGCACCCCGCAGGGCGCCGAGCCGAGCGAATCCACGGTCAGCCTCGCCGCGCTTCCGCAGCTCATCGAGCACGCCCGCGAGAACGGCCTGCCGACCAGCTTCACCATCGTCGGGGAGCCGGTCGAGGTCCCCGCGCTCGCGCAGGTGAACATGTACCGCATTGCACAGGAGGCGCTGACGAACGCGCGCCGCCACGGCGGACCGGATGCCGCGGCCGACGTCCGGCTGCGGTACGACGTCGCCGATGTCGAGCTGGAGGTGACCAACACCGGTCGCGCATCATCGCTCGCCCGGCCCGGGCTCGGCATCGTGGGGATGCGCGAGCGCGCCGCGGCCTCGGGCGGCGAGATCGAGATCGGCCCGCGCGGGCGGGGCGGGTTCCTCGTGCGTGCGCGGATCCCGGTCCCTGCGCACGCCGGGCTCCGGGCATGA
- a CDS encoding winged helix-turn-helix domain-containing protein — protein MTEERIVLHEDDPAARARIRALSSATRLRVLRLCAFESRTNKELAELLGVNPGTMLHHVRTLVQTGFLAADPDRIGAQGAREVPYRATGLSWRTSMPGGSLVMVETFLQQIAGLPPDDVDTTWLGLKINDQHREELTHRLYEVIREFKERGPDPDGQPYSLFTALHPDLNPPASR, from the coding sequence ATGACCGAAGAGCGGATCGTCCTGCACGAGGACGATCCGGCTGCGCGGGCTCGGATCCGCGCACTCAGCTCCGCGACGCGACTGCGCGTGCTACGCCTGTGCGCATTCGAATCCCGCACGAACAAGGAGCTCGCCGAGCTGCTCGGCGTGAACCCGGGGACGATGCTGCACCACGTCCGCACCCTCGTGCAGACCGGGTTCCTCGCGGCCGATCCCGATCGCATCGGCGCTCAGGGCGCGCGGGAGGTGCCGTACCGGGCGACGGGGCTGTCCTGGCGCACGTCGATGCCGGGCGGGTCGCTGGTGATGGTCGAGACCTTCCTGCAGCAGATCGCGGGCCTGCCGCCGGATGACGTCGACACCACATGGCTCGGGCTCAAGATCAACGACCAGCACCGGGAGGAGCTCACGCACCGCCTGTACGAGGTGATCAGGGAGTTCAAGGAGCGCGGACCGGACCCGGACGGCCAGCCGTACTCGCTCTTCACCGCCCTGCACCCCGATCTGAACCCGCCGGCTTCGCGCTGA
- a CDS encoding dihydrofolate reductase family protein translates to MTGRIYIDLFLTLDGVAQAPGGPDEDRESGFPFGGWQAPLIGEVDGRSVGEGIAAMDALVLGRKTYDIFASYWPQHTGADAPIAQTFNRIPKYVASRHPLALDWAGTSQLGPDAVADVVALRDKHERIHVIGSIDFVQSLLAAGAYDELSLWVYPVVLGQGKKLFPDGAAPATMTLLERPLVSAQGAVLLRYGPAGEVRTGDMGADDRGL, encoded by the coding sequence ATGACCGGTCGGATCTACATCGATCTGTTTCTCACCCTGGACGGCGTGGCCCAGGCGCCGGGCGGCCCGGACGAGGACCGCGAATCGGGCTTCCCGTTCGGCGGATGGCAGGCGCCTCTGATCGGCGAGGTGGACGGCCGGTCCGTCGGCGAGGGTATCGCCGCGATGGACGCGCTGGTGCTGGGCCGGAAGACCTACGACATCTTCGCGTCCTACTGGCCCCAGCACACCGGCGCGGACGCCCCGATCGCCCAGACGTTCAACAGGATCCCGAAGTACGTCGCATCCCGTCACCCGCTGGCGCTGGACTGGGCGGGCACGTCACAGCTGGGACCGGATGCCGTCGCCGACGTCGTCGCGCTGCGGGACAAGCACGAGCGGATCCACGTGATCGGCAGCATCGACTTCGTCCAGTCCCTGCTGGCCGCGGGCGCCTACGACGAGCTCAGCCTGTGGGTGTACCCGGTCGTGCTGGGGCAGGGCAAGAAGCTCTTCCCGGACGGCGCCGCGCCGGCGACGATGACACTGCTGGAGCGCCCGCTGGTCTCGGCCCAGGGGGCGGTGCTGCTGCGTTACGGTCCCGCGGGCGAAGTGCGCACCGGGGACATGGGAGCGGACGACCGCGGTCTCTGA
- a CDS encoding ABC transporter permease has protein sequence MHTSPSPARAGAPSAPSTAQSIALVAEREIASKLRSKAFVISTAILFLGALALVVWGGFSAGNTSGTPVAVTSDAVQFVPESANFEITDVADRADAEALVASGDVDAAIVADSSSPLGFTVIADSEAPTQLILTLAQVPPVELLNPDDTNPALRYLVAIGFGIVFLLAASLFGGTIAQSVVEEKQTRVVELLISAIPTRALLAGKVVGNTILAMGQILVLAAVAIIGLTVTGQGAILQGLGAPIAWFAVFFLFGFILLASLFAAAAAMVSRQEDIGSTTTPLTMLIMAPYFLVIFFNDNPTVLAVMSYVPFSAPVGMPMRLYLGEAQWWEPILSLLILIATCVAAILIGARIYQNSLLRMGARVKLRDALRG, from the coding sequence GTGCACACCAGCCCCTCGCCCGCGCGGGCGGGCGCCCCCAGCGCACCAAGCACCGCCCAGAGCATCGCGCTGGTCGCCGAGCGCGAGATCGCCTCGAAGCTGCGCAGCAAGGCGTTCGTCATCTCCACCGCCATCCTGTTCCTCGGTGCCCTCGCGCTGGTGGTGTGGGGCGGCTTCTCGGCGGGGAACACCTCCGGCACGCCGGTCGCGGTGACCAGCGACGCGGTGCAGTTCGTGCCGGAGAGTGCGAACTTCGAGATCACCGACGTCGCCGACCGCGCGGATGCCGAAGCCCTGGTCGCGTCGGGCGACGTGGATGCGGCGATCGTGGCCGACTCCTCATCACCGCTCGGGTTCACGGTCATCGCCGATTCCGAGGCGCCGACGCAGCTGATCCTCACGCTCGCCCAGGTACCCCCGGTCGAGTTGCTCAACCCCGATGACACCAACCCGGCGCTGCGGTATCTCGTCGCGATCGGCTTCGGCATCGTCTTCTTGCTCGCGGCATCCCTGTTCGGCGGCACGATCGCGCAGAGCGTCGTGGAAGAGAAGCAGACCCGGGTCGTCGAGCTGCTCATCTCGGCGATTCCGACCCGCGCCCTGCTGGCCGGCAAGGTCGTGGGCAACACGATCCTGGCGATGGGGCAGATCCTCGTGCTCGCAGCGGTGGCGATCATCGGGCTGACGGTAACGGGGCAGGGTGCGATCCTGCAGGGCCTCGGAGCGCCGATCGCCTGGTTCGCGGTGTTCTTCCTGTTCGGCTTCATCCTGCTCGCGTCGCTGTTCGCCGCGGCCGCCGCCATGGTGTCGCGCCAAGAGGACATCGGATCGACCACGACTCCGCTGACCATGCTGATCATGGCGCCGTACTTCCTGGTCATCTTCTTCAACGACAACCCGACGGTGCTGGCCGTCATGTCGTACGTGCCGTTCTCCGCACCCGTCGGGATGCCGATGCGCCTGTACCTGGGCGAGGCGCAGTGGTGGGAGCCGATCCTGTCGCTCCTCATCCTGATCGCCACGTGCGTCGCCGCGATCCTGATCGGCGCGAGGATCTACCAGAACTCGCTGCTGCGGATGGGCGCCCGCGTGAAGCTGCGGGACGCGCTGCGCGGCTGA
- a CDS encoding MFS transporter, protein MSQSDADGTDRDVIAEARAESERPGGLAGPVSEWRNDDRTGDTRVTDSGPTAPPRSLWRDRNFLTFWSGQAFSQFGSQIQELAIPVLAVLILNATELQVGMLSAAGVAAFLVVGLPAGAWIDRMRKRRVMIWADAVRAVALTALPLLWWLGALQMWHLYAVALIVGVATVFFDVSYQSIIPSLVRPAQIAEANGKLQATYEVANITGPGIGGWLIGIIAAPFAILTTVGTYLISFAALLFTRDDEPERAPEDRAPILHEIWEGLRFVFAEKLLRRIVGTTATSNFFNMVSTTMLPIFLLRELGLSPASMGVIFSLGAVGGLIGAVATPHIVRWLGEARSIPLSSIGFSVVAVFLPVAAMVPSIAFPLLVAQGFVGSFTVLWYNVTQVTFRQRITPPRLLGRMNASIRFVVWGVMPIAAVLSGALGTWLGVVATMWIGAVGQLLAALFVLIGPFWSMRDLPDTEAPSAR, encoded by the coding sequence ATGTCTCAATCAGATGCCGATGGCACGGATCGTGACGTGATCGCCGAGGCACGTGCCGAATCCGAGCGCCCCGGCGGACTGGCGGGACCGGTCAGCGAGTGGAGGAACGACGACCGAACCGGCGACACGCGGGTGACGGACTCAGGGCCGACCGCGCCGCCCCGCAGCCTGTGGCGCGACCGCAACTTCCTCACCTTCTGGAGCGGGCAGGCCTTCAGCCAGTTCGGATCGCAGATCCAGGAGCTGGCGATTCCGGTCCTGGCGGTGCTCATCCTGAACGCGACGGAGCTGCAGGTGGGCATGCTCAGCGCCGCGGGGGTGGCCGCATTCCTCGTCGTCGGGTTGCCCGCGGGCGCCTGGATCGACCGCATGCGCAAACGGCGCGTGATGATCTGGGCCGATGCGGTGCGCGCGGTCGCGCTGACCGCACTCCCGCTGCTGTGGTGGCTCGGCGCGCTGCAGATGTGGCACCTCTATGCCGTCGCCCTGATCGTCGGGGTTGCGACCGTCTTCTTCGACGTGTCCTATCAGAGCATCATCCCGTCGCTGGTGCGCCCGGCGCAGATCGCCGAGGCGAACGGCAAGCTGCAGGCCACGTACGAGGTGGCGAACATCACCGGCCCCGGAATCGGCGGGTGGCTGATCGGCATCATCGCTGCGCCCTTCGCGATCCTCACGACCGTGGGCACGTACCTGATCTCGTTCGCTGCGCTGCTGTTCACGCGTGACGATGAGCCGGAGCGTGCCCCCGAAGATCGGGCCCCGATCCTCCACGAGATCTGGGAGGGCCTGCGGTTCGTCTTCGCCGAGAAGCTGCTCCGGCGGATCGTGGGCACGACGGCGACATCGAACTTCTTCAACATGGTCTCGACGACCATGCTGCCGATCTTCCTCCTGCGGGAGCTCGGACTCAGCCCGGCCTCGATGGGCGTCATCTTCTCGCTCGGCGCCGTCGGCGGATTGATCGGGGCCGTCGCGACCCCGCACATCGTGCGATGGCTCGGCGAAGCGCGATCGATCCCGCTCAGCTCCATCGGGTTCAGCGTCGTGGCCGTCTTTCTCCCGGTTGCCGCGATGGTGCCGTCCATCGCGTTCCCGTTGCTGGTCGCGCAGGGCTTCGTCGGCAGCTTCACTGTGCTCTGGTACAACGTCACCCAGGTGACCTTCCGGCAGCGGATCACGCCGCCGCGGCTGCTCGGCCGGATGAATGCGTCCATCCGCTTCGTCGTGTGGGGCGTGATGCCGATCGCGGCGGTGCTCTCCGGCGCCCTCGGCACGTGGCTCGGAGTGGTCGCGACGATGTGGATCGGGGCCGTCGGCCAGCTCCTCGCGGCGCTGTTCGTCCTCATCGGCCCGTTCTGGTCGATGCGCGACCTGCCCGACACCGAGGCACCCTCAGCCCGCTGA
- a CDS encoding response regulator transcription factor, which produces MTGSEGPIRVLLVDDHAVMRAGFRMILETEPDIVVAGEAATGVEAVAAASALRPDVICMDVQMPDMDGLEATRRIVADADLDAAVVIVTTFDRDDYLFRALAVGASGFLLKNAGPEELISAVRVAAAGDALLAPEVTRRVIERFATLEDPAASRDQPDAVSAGGSAPQAREADMAGPGFTDREKEVLHLLAQALSNAEIASRLYIGEATVKTHVSNVLQKLGARDRVAAVVYAHRNGLA; this is translated from the coding sequence ATGACAGGATCCGAAGGGCCGATCCGCGTGCTGCTCGTGGACGACCACGCCGTGATGCGCGCCGGCTTCCGGATGATCCTCGAGACCGAGCCCGACATCGTCGTGGCCGGCGAGGCTGCCACCGGCGTGGAGGCGGTCGCCGCGGCATCCGCTCTGCGCCCCGACGTCATCTGCATGGACGTCCAGATGCCCGACATGGACGGGCTCGAGGCGACCCGCCGCATCGTGGCGGATGCCGATCTCGACGCCGCGGTCGTGATCGTGACGACGTTCGACCGCGATGACTATTTGTTCCGGGCGCTCGCGGTCGGAGCCAGCGGCTTCCTGCTGAAGAACGCGGGTCCGGAAGAGCTCATCTCGGCCGTCCGCGTGGCCGCGGCCGGTGATGCACTGCTGGCCCCGGAGGTGACGCGGCGCGTGATCGAGCGCTTCGCGACGCTCGAGGACCCGGCGGCGAGCCGGGATCAGCCCGACGCCGTCTCCGCAGGCGGTTCGGCGCCACAGGCTCGCGAGGCGGACATGGCTGGGCCCGGATTCACCGATCGGGAGAAGGAGGTGCTCCACCTGCTTGCCCAGGCGCTGAGCAACGCCGAGATCGCCTCGCGCCTGTACATCGGCGAGGCGACGGTCAAAACGCACGTCTCGAACGTGCTGCAGAAGCTCGGCGCCCGAGATCGCGTGGCCGCCGTGGTCTACGCGCACCGGAACGGTCTGGCCTGA
- a CDS encoding acyl-CoA dehydrogenase family protein yields MASVALPRTIFGEYHDEFRDVVRRFVEREVTPHLAAWGEAGRVDRDLFRKAAETGLLGITAPEEFGGGGMDDFRFNAIVIEEFARAGASDVSMSISGENDLVAPYFTNFGTRDQNERWLAPMLAGEKVGAIAMTEPGTGSDLAAITTTAIPDGDALVLNGAKTFISNGLLADFFIVAVRTDPSAGRKGISMLIVDADAAGFTRSGPLKKIGLPAQDTAELFFQNVRVPRTNVLGGEGEGFTNMRRNLAIERLSIAITSMARMRATFEQALAYAGERRAFGERIADFQANRFYLAELATEIEVTQTFIDRCILDASGHELDEITAAMAKWWATELHQRVIQRALQLHGGYGFMREYAVARDYMDSRVATIFGGTTEIMKEIIGRRLTR; encoded by the coding sequence ATGGCCAGTGTCGCTCTTCCCCGCACGATCTTCGGCGAGTACCACGACGAGTTCCGTGACGTGGTCCGCCGCTTCGTCGAGCGCGAGGTCACCCCCCACCTGGCCGCGTGGGGCGAGGCAGGACGCGTCGATCGGGACCTCTTCCGCAAGGCGGCCGAGACGGGACTGCTCGGAATCACCGCTCCCGAGGAGTTCGGCGGCGGCGGCATGGATGATTTCCGCTTCAATGCGATCGTCATCGAGGAGTTCGCTCGCGCCGGAGCGAGCGATGTGTCGATGTCCATCAGCGGCGAGAACGATCTCGTCGCGCCGTACTTCACCAACTTCGGCACCCGGGACCAGAACGAGCGCTGGCTCGCCCCGATGCTCGCCGGAGAGAAGGTCGGCGCGATCGCGATGACCGAGCCCGGCACGGGATCCGACCTCGCCGCGATCACGACCACGGCGATCCCGGACGGCGACGCTCTCGTGCTCAACGGCGCGAAGACGTTCATCTCGAACGGCCTGCTCGCGGACTTCTTCATCGTCGCCGTCCGCACCGACCCGTCCGCGGGCCGGAAGGGCATCAGCATGCTGATCGTCGATGCCGACGCTGCGGGATTCACCCGGTCCGGACCGCTGAAGAAGATCGGCCTGCCCGCGCAGGACACGGCGGAACTGTTCTTCCAGAACGTGCGCGTTCCCCGGACGAACGTGCTCGGCGGTGAGGGCGAAGGATTCACGAACATGCGCCGCAACCTCGCGATCGAACGTCTCAGCATCGCCATCACGTCGATGGCGCGCATGCGCGCGACCTTCGAGCAGGCACTCGCCTACGCCGGCGAGCGCCGTGCCTTCGGCGAGCGCATCGCCGACTTCCAGGCCAACCGCTTCTACCTCGCCGAGCTGGCGACCGAGATCGAGGTGACGCAGACCTTCATCGACCGCTGCATCCTCGATGCGTCCGGCCACGAACTGGATGAGATCACCGCGGCGATGGCCAAGTGGTGGGCGACCGAACTGCATCAGCGGGTCATCCAGCGCGCCCTGCAGCTGCACGGCGGATACGGCTTCATGCGCGAATACGCCGTCGCCCGCGACTACATGGATTCCCGGGTCGCCACGATCTTCGGCGGCACGACCGAGATCATGAAGGAGATCATCGGGCGCCGCCTCACCCGCTGA
- a CDS encoding nitroreductase family protein, translated as MTTTLHSRSADTNAPVLDVLSARWSPRAFAGDAPIDEAKLASALEAARWAPSAGNSQPWRFLVARRGSAAHDTIHDALTGFNRVWADKAAVLIVAIAQTADDAGRPAAFASYDLGQAVAHLSVQAHADGLYVHQMGGFEADVLRERFGIGSNLAPVTVIALGELGDAADLPEALQERESAPRVRRPLSDSILIDA; from the coding sequence ATGACAACCACCCTGCACAGCCGCTCCGCCGACACGAACGCCCCCGTGCTCGACGTGTTGAGCGCGCGCTGGAGCCCGCGCGCGTTCGCCGGGGACGCTCCTATCGACGAGGCCAAGCTCGCGAGCGCCCTCGAGGCCGCGCGCTGGGCGCCGTCGGCGGGCAACAGCCAGCCCTGGCGCTTTCTGGTGGCTCGTCGCGGCAGCGCCGCGCACGACACCATCCATGACGCGCTCACCGGGTTCAACCGGGTGTGGGCCGACAAGGCGGCGGTGCTGATCGTGGCGATCGCCCAGACCGCGGACGACGCGGGCCGCCCGGCGGCCTTCGCCTCCTACGATCTCGGCCAGGCCGTTGCGCACCTGAGCGTTCAGGCGCATGCGGACGGACTCTACGTGCACCAGATGGGCGGCTTCGAGGCCGACGTGCTGCGTGAGCGGTTCGGCATCGGGTCGAACCTCGCGCCGGTCACCGTCATCGCCCTCGGCGAACTCGGCGACGCCGCGGACCTGCCCGAGGCGCTTCAGGAGCGCGAGTCGGCGCCGCGCGTGCGTCGACCGCTGTCCGACAGCATCCTCATCGACGCGTGA
- a CDS encoding NADPH-dependent FMN reductase, with translation MSDRTIGYIVGSISSTSINRRLAKSLERLAPEGTTLVEIPIADLPFYSPDHDAAFPQVALDFKQAIADVDGVIIVTPEYSRSIPGVLKNALDWSVRPYGQASFSGKPTAVIGTSGGGIATAAAQQHLKAILSHMNAPTLGQPEGYVQSTPGLFSETGEVTDDSTAAFLVAYLEAFGALVERYATERVAAAA, from the coding sequence ATGAGCGACCGCACCATCGGCTACATCGTCGGAAGCATCTCGAGCACCTCGATCAACCGCCGCCTGGCGAAGTCCCTGGAACGTCTCGCCCCCGAGGGCACCACCCTGGTCGAAATCCCCATCGCCGACCTCCCCTTCTACTCGCCCGACCACGACGCCGCCTTCCCCCAGGTGGCGCTCGATTTCAAGCAGGCGATCGCGGACGTCGACGGCGTCATCATCGTGACCCCCGAGTACAGCCGCTCGATCCCCGGTGTTCTCAAGAACGCCCTGGACTGGTCGGTGCGCCCGTACGGCCAGGCGTCCTTCAGTGGCAAGCCGACCGCCGTCATCGGCACCTCCGGCGGTGGCATCGCGACCGCGGCGGCACAGCAGCACCTCAAGGCGATCCTCAGCCACATGAACGCCCCGACGCTGGGCCAGCCCGAGGGCTACGTCCAGTCCACGCCCGGGCTGTTCTCCGAGACCGGCGAGGTCACGGACGACTCCACCGCGGCATTCCTCGTCGCGTACCTCGAGGCGTTCGGCGCGCTCGTCGAGCGCTATGCGACCGAGCGGGTTGCGGCCGCCGCGTAG
- a CDS encoding ABC transporter ATP-binding protein, whose product MLELRGITKSYGGRRVLDDVSFDVRPGRLTGFVGGNGAGKTTTMRIVLGVLAGDGGTVTLDGTQVTAADRRRFGYMPEERGLYPKMKVLEQIVYLARLHGYSKPDATGRARLLLEQLGLGERLGDNVETLSLGNQQRAQIAAALVHEPQVLILDEPFSGLDPLAVDVVAGVLQERAARGAAVLFSSHQLDVVERLCDELVIISAGEIRAAGTRDALRAEHSRRRYELVSASDAGWLRDEPGVEVLEFDGGYAVFETDGEQTTQRVLRRAVAQGDVASFAPQHPTLAQIFKEVIQ is encoded by the coding sequence ATGCTGGAACTCAGAGGGATCACGAAGAGCTATGGCGGGAGGAGGGTGCTGGACGACGTGTCGTTCGACGTACGGCCCGGCCGGCTCACCGGATTCGTCGGCGGCAACGGCGCCGGCAAGACCACGACCATGCGCATCGTCCTGGGCGTGCTCGCCGGAGACGGTGGCACGGTGACCCTCGATGGCACCCAGGTCACCGCGGCGGACCGTCGTCGATTCGGGTACATGCCCGAGGAGCGCGGTCTGTACCCGAAGATGAAGGTGCTCGAGCAGATCGTCTACCTCGCCCGGCTGCATGGCTATTCGAAGCCGGACGCCACCGGGAGAGCCCGGCTCCTCCTCGAACAGCTCGGCCTCGGCGAGCGCCTCGGCGACAACGTCGAGACCCTCTCTCTGGGTAACCAGCAGCGCGCGCAGATCGCCGCGGCGCTCGTGCACGAACCGCAGGTTCTCATCCTGGACGAGCCGTTCTCGGGCCTGGACCCCCTGGCCGTGGATGTCGTGGCGGGCGTCCTCCAGGAGCGTGCGGCGCGTGGCGCGGCCGTCCTGTTCTCCTCGCACCAGCTGGACGTGGTCGAGCGGCTCTGCGACGAGCTCGTCATCATCTCCGCGGGCGAGATCCGCGCCGCCGGCACGCGCGATGCCCTGCGCGCCGAGCATTCCCGGCGCCGTTACGAGCTCGTCTCGGCCAGCGACGCCGGATGGCTGCGCGACGAGCCGGGAGTCGAGGTCCTCGAGTTCGACGGCGGCTACGCCGTGTTCGAAACTGACGGTGAGCAGACCACCCAGCGTGTGCTGCGCCGCGCCGTCGCGCAGGGCGATGTCGCGAGCTTCGCGCCACAGCATCCGACGCTCGCCCAGATCTTCAAGGAGGTCATCCAGTGA
- the rraA gene encoding ribonuclease E activity regulator RraA, with protein sequence MTIATADLYDQRGDALNSLALQLHDLGGRTAFDGPIRTVRCHRDNALVKAVLAGPGYGAVLVIDGGGSLESALVGDVIAASAVDQGWAGIIVFGAVRDRAAIRTLPIGLKALGSNPRKSAKDGTGEVDVPIVIAGVAFTPGRHVWADADGVLVERPEES encoded by the coding sequence ATGACGATCGCGACTGCGGACCTGTACGACCAGCGCGGGGACGCGCTGAACTCGCTGGCACTCCAGCTGCACGACCTGGGCGGACGCACCGCATTCGACGGCCCGATCCGCACGGTGCGGTGCCATCGGGACAATGCGCTGGTCAAGGCGGTCCTGGCCGGACCGGGGTACGGCGCGGTGCTGGTGATCGACGGCGGCGGATCGCTGGAGTCGGCCCTCGTCGGGGATGTGATCGCGGCATCCGCTGTCGATCAGGGCTGGGCCGGGATCATCGTCTTCGGGGCCGTTCGCGATCGTGCGGCGATCCGCACTCTGCCCATCGGCCTGAAGGCGCTCGGGAGCAATCCGCGAAAGAGCGCGAAAGACGGGACGGGCGAGGTGGATGTGCCGATCGTCATCGCCGGGGTCGCGTTCACGCCGGGCCGGCACGTATGGGCCGATGCGGACGGCGTGCTGGTGGAGCGGCCCGAGGAGAGCTGA